From Anas acuta chromosome 11, bAnaAcu1.1, whole genome shotgun sequence, the proteins below share one genomic window:
- the DNAJB8 gene encoding dnaJ homolog subfamily B member 8, producing the protein MVDYYKALGLQKNASQDDIRKSYRRLALQWHPDKNPSNKEEAEKKFKAVAEAYEVLSDPQKWSLYDRSVKESISHRARSPSMAHNSFFDATYVFQDPNEILRDFFGGMDPFVHAFWDPFGNLRNGDENKQGPSGRGSCSSLFSDFVQSFMPFNPFSPSEQPTFSFAEDMAEPHSFRSVLTTTEGINGKKVTTRKIIENGQETIEVEEDGHLRSVTINGREHLKLYLIIKGNQVS; encoded by the coding sequence ATGGTGGACTACTACAAAGCCCTTGGACTGCAAAAAAACGCCTCCCAGGATGACATTAGGAAATCCTACCGCAGGCTGGCACTACAATGGCATCCTGATAAGAATCCCAGCAACAAGGAGGAAGCCgaaaagaaattcaaagctGTCGCTGAGGCATACGAGGTTTTGTCTGACCCTCAGAAATGGTCGCTCTATGACAGGTCTGTTAAGGAGAGCATTTCCCACAGAGCAAGAAGTCCCTCGATGGCCCATAACAGCTTTTTTGACGCCACTTATGTATTCCAAGACCCCAATGAGATCTTGAGGGATTTCTTTGGAGGGATGGATCCCTTTGTGCATGCTTTCTGGGACCCATTTGGCAACCTCAGGAATGGTGATGAAAACAAGCAGGGTCCAAGTGGAAGAGGAAGCTGCTCCAGTTTGTTTTCTGACTTCGTGCAGTCTTTCATGCCATTTAATCCATTCAGCCCCAGTGAGCAGCCCACATTCTCCTTTGCTGAGGACATGGCTGAGCCACACAGTTTCAGATCAGTCTTGACCACTACTGAAGGGATCAACGGCAAGAAGGTCACCACCCGGAAAATCATTGAGAACGGGCAGGAGACAATAGAAGTGGAAGAAGATGGCCATTTGAGGTCTGTGACGATTAATGGAAGAGAACACCTGAAATTatatcttatcataaaaggaaatcaggttagttag